One genomic segment of Oncorhynchus mykiss isolate Arlee chromosome 10, USDA_OmykA_1.1, whole genome shotgun sequence includes these proteins:
- the LOC110534271 gene encoding 40S ribosomal protein S6, with protein MKLNISFPATGCQKLIEVDDERKLRTFYEKRMATEVAADPLGDEWKGYMVRISGGNDKQGFPMKQGVLTHGRVRLLLAKGHSCYRPRRTGERKRKSVRGCIVDANLSVLNLVIIKKGEKDIPGLTDSTVPRRLGPKRASKIRKLFNLAKEDDVRQYVVRRPLTKEGKKPRTKAPRIQRLVTPRVLQHKRRRIALKKQRTQKNKEEASEYAKLLAKRMKEAKEKRQEQIAKRRRLSSLRASTSKSESSQK; from the exons ATGAAG CTGAATATCTCGTTTCCTGCCACTGGCTGTCAGAAGCTGATTGAAGTGGATGATGAGCGCAAGTTGCGAACCTTCTACGAGAAGCGTATGGCCACAGAGGTGGCTGCTGATCCCCTGGGAGATGAGTGGAAG GGCTACATGGTGCGCATCAGCGGAGGCAACGACAAGCAGGGCTTCCCCATGAAGCAGGGTGTGCTGACCCATGGCCGTGTGCGCTTGCTGCTTGCCAAGGGCCATTCCTGTTACCGCCCCCGTAGGACAGGAGAGCGCAAACGCAAGTCTGTCCGTGGTTGCATCGTTGATGCCAACCTCAGCGTGCTGAACTTGGTTATCATCAAGAAAG GTGAGAAGGACATCCCCGGCCTGACCGACAGCACTGTGCCCCGCCGCTTGGGGCCCAAGAGGGCCAGCAAGATCCGCAAGCTCTTCAACCTGGCCAAGGAGGATGATGTCAGGCAGTATGTTGTGAGGAGACCCCTGACTAAAGAAG GTAAGAAGCCTAGGACCAAGGCTCCCAGGATCCAGAGGCTAGTGACACCTCGTGTGCTGCAGCACAAGCGCCGCCGCATTGCCCTTAAGAAACAGCGCACCCAGAAGAACAAGGAAGAGGCTTCCGAGTACGCCAAGCTGCTGGCCAAGAGGATGAAG GAGGCTAAGGAGAAGCGCCAGGAACAGATCGCCAAAAGGCGCCGTCTCTCCTCCCTTAGGGCCTCCACATCCAAATCTGAGTCCAGCCAGAAGTGA